CGGGCAGGGCCGGTGATCGGACCGCTGATGGCCTACGAAGTGCTGACCGCGTTTTTCCTGGAGGCGGGGTTCCTGGGCGTCATGCTGTTCGGCATGGCGAAAGTGGGCAAAGGCCTGCACTTCGCCGCAACTTGCATGGTCGCGCTCGGCACGTTCATCAGCGCGTTCTGGATTCTCAGCGTGAACAGCTGGATGCAGACTCCGACGGGATTCGAGATCGCGGCCAACGGTCAGTTCCTCCCGGGCCCAAGCTGGTGGGACATCGTGTTCAATCCCAGCTTTCCCTATCGCCTGGTTCACACCGTGACTGCCGCGTACCTTACAACCGCGTTCGTCGTCGGCGGGGTGGGGGCGTGGCACCTGCTCCGCGACAGCGCGAATCGTCACGCGCGAACGATGTTCTCGATGGCGATGGGCATGGCCGCCGTCGTGACCCCGATCCAGATTGTCGTGGGCGACATGCACGGTCTCAACACGCTCGAGCACCAGCCCGCCAAGGTCATGGCCATGGAGGGCCATTTCAAAAGCCACCCGGAAGGCGCGCCGCTCATCCTGTTCGGCATCCCCGACAGCGACGCGGAGGCCGTGCATTACGCCCTTGAGATTCCCAAGGCATCGAGCCTGATCCTGAAGCACGATCCCGATGCGCCGCTGGCGGGCCTCGACACGATCGCGCGCGAGGACCGGCCGCCGGTCGGCATCGTGTTCTGGTCGTTCCGGGTGATGGTGGGCATCGGCCTCGCCATGCTGGGCATCGGCATGTGGAGCCTGCTCGCACGCATTCGGGGCAAGCTCTACGACTGGCCGCTGCTGCATCGTGCGGCGCTGGTCATGGCGCCATCGGGCTTCGTGGCGGTGATCGCAGGGTGGATCACGACCGAAGTCGGACGCCAGCCCTGGACGATCTATGGCCTGATGCGGACGGCGGAGAGCGCCAGCCCGCTCGATGCACCGGCGGTTGCCGCGTCGTTGACGGCATTCGTGGTGATCTACACTGCGGTGTTCGGGGCCGGCGTTTGGTACATTCTCAAGCTGATGGCGGCCGGCGTCCACACGGGCGAACAAGGGCCCGAAGACCTGGAGAAGGCGCCCATTCGTACCGCCGGCATCACGCCCGGACCGACCCAGAACCCCGTTGGGCGCGAGGAGCTGCCTGACGGTGTCCCTGGCACGAGCCCGCGGCAAAGCGAGGACGGCTGATGGACCTGACCGTCGTATGGGCGTTTCTGATCGCGTTCGCGGTGTTCATGTATGTTGTCATGGACGGGTTCGATCTCGGCATCGGCGTCCTGTTCCCTTCCTTTCGGGTGGGCGTGGAGAGGGACAGCGCGATGAACGCCATCGCGCCCGTGTGGGACGGCAATGAAACCTGGTTGGTCCTGGGTGGCGGGGGGCTGTTTGCCGCCTTCCCGCTCGCTTACGCGGTTGTACTCCCGGCGACTTATCCGCTGATCATCGCGATGTTGCTTGGACTGGTGTTCCGCGGCGTTGCATTCGAGTTCCGTTGGCGCGATCCCGGCCACCGCGCGTTCTGGGACATCGCCTTTGCCGGAGGATCGATCGTCGCCGCGCTGGCGCAAGGGATGACGCTGGGCGCGCTCTTGCAGGGCATCGAGGTGGTCGATCGCAGTTACGCCGGAAGCTGGTTCGACTGGCTTACCCCATACACGCTGCTGACCGGGCTTGGCACGCTTGCGGGATACGCGCTCCTCGGCAGCACATGGCTGGTATGGAAACTGGAAGGCCCGGCGCAGGATCACGCGCGTCGGATGGCGGTGCGGGCCGCGGTCGCCACGCTCGTGCTTCTGGCGGCAGTCAGCCTTTACACGCCGTTCCTGGAAGGCCAGTACTTCGCCCGTTGGTTCGCCATGCCTAATGTGCTGTTCGCGGCCAACGTGCCGGTGGTGACCGTGATCGTCGCGTTCTACCTGTTCCGGACCTTGACCGGCAAGGGCAAGCACGAGGCCGCGCCGTTCTGGCTGAGCCTCGCGCTGTTCCTGCTCGGCATGGCAGGCCTCGGCATTTCGATGTGGCCTTATGTCGTGCCGAGCAGCCTGACCATCTGGGATGCCGCGGCGCCCGAGCGCAGCCAGGCGTTCATGTTGGTTGGCGTGGCGATCACAATGCCTCTCATCCTCGCATACACTGCTTGGGCATACTGGGTCTTCCGCGGGAAGGTAGGACACGAGGGGTACCATTGACCTTGCCGCCGCCACCCGCTCCGCTGTGGCGGAGGCTCGCGTGGATGGCGGCGATCTGGGCGGCCAGTGTGGCAGTCCTCGGCATGGTGGCGATGGTGATCCGCTGGTGGATCAGCCCTTCTTGAGCACGATACCGTCCACGGTGCCACGCGTAACCGCGTGGTATCCCGGGCGCGTCTTCGTGTAGATCCTGCGCGCGATCGGCTGGCCCCAGGCGCCTTCGTCCATCAGTGTCTGGAACAGCGGCGCGACGAACTTGCGCCGGCCAACCTCGGTTAGAAAACGCTCCGCGAGCGGCACCGCCGGTTCATAGCGATTCTCCAGCGCGAGTTGGAGCCACAGGAACAGTTCTTCGTTATTGCCGGTCGTGGACAGGCCCAGCCGCTCGTCGAGCAGGCGCAGCTCAGCCGTCGAAAGCTCGCGCGGTATCTTGGCGAGGAAGCGCTGGCGCTCCGCAGAGCTCCAGCTGCGCCACGCGGCGGGCGTGGTTGTTCGCATCCCTGCGGGGGTCGACGTGACAGCGCTGCGCTTGCTCGCATAATCCGCCGCCGCCTGATCGACCGCGTCGAAGGCCGCCGGGTCCGGGCGCAGCACGTTCGCCGGCAGGCCTGGTGAATAGATCCATTCGCGCAAGCGCAGCGACTGCGCCTCAGCCGGGCTCCGCGCCAACCGCGTTTCCATGTCGGCGAGTATCATTGCCGAGGTTGCCGGCTGAAATGCATGCCGGTCGAACCACTGGCGCAGCCAAGCGTCGAAACGCTCGCGGCCAACCGCGTGCTCAAGTGTCCGCAGGAACGCCGCACCCTTGTCATAGACGATCGCGCTGCCCGCACCTTCCGTTCCATCGGGATGGTGGAGCGCCGTGCCAGGCGCGCTGTTGCCCACTTCGGCCAGGGTCTTCTCGATCTCCGCGAAGCTCAGCGCGGCTTCCTGCTCCGCCCGCTTCTCACCGTAGATTTCCTCGATGATCCGGTTCTCGAAGTAGCTTGTGACACCCTCATTCAGCCAGCTGTCGCCCCAGACGGCGTTGGTGACCAGGTTGCCGGACCACGAGTGCGCAAGTTCGTGCGCGACGAGCCCCGTCAGGCTCCGGTCGCCAGCAATGAACGTCGGCGTCAGGAAGGTCATCACCGGGTTTTCCATCCCCCCGTAAGGGAAGGACGGCGGCAGGACGATCATGTCGTAGCGACCCCAGTGATAGGGGCCGTAAAGCTTCTCCGCTTCGACGACCATCTTCTCGGTATCGGCGACCTCTGCCGCGGCGCGGGCCAGGACGGCAGGTTCCGCCCAGACTCCCGTACGCGGACCGATCGGATTAAAGTCGATATCACCCGCCGCGATCGCGATCAGGTAGGGCGCGACTGGCTTGTCCATCGCGAAGCGGAACGCGCGGCGGCCATCGGCGAGCACTTCGGGCTCGCCCTGCCGGATGCCCGACATGACCACGTCGAGCGGCTGCGGCGCCACGATGCGAGCGGTCCATGTCTGGCGAATCCCCGGGCTGTCCTGCGTGGGGATCCAGCTGCGATTGAGGATCGCCTGGCCCTGGCTGAACAGGAACGGGTGCTGCTTGCCCGCGGTCTGTTGCGGGCTGAGCCATTGCAACGCGTCGGCCTGCGGATTGGCGGTATATGTCACGATGATACGCCGGGTATTACCGATGGTCACGGTCAGCGGCGCGCCCTTGCCTTCGACCGCACGGCCGACGGTGAACGGCAGTGCGTTGCCTGCGGCATCCGTCACCCGGTCGATCTTCAGCCCATCGGTATCGAGGACGATCTGGCTGGCGTCGGGCCGCGCAAGAATATCGAGCGCCGCGCTGCCCGCCAGCGCCTTGCGCGCGAAGTCGAGCGTGAGATCAAGGTCCACGTGCGTGACGCGCGCTTCCTGCGGACGCGCGAAGGTAGAACTGTCAACTGCATCGGGCGTGGTCAGGATGGGAGCAACCATCCGCTCGGCCGAAGCAGGCGGCGCGTCGCGAGTGGTCGTGCAGGCAGCAGTGGCGAGAAGTAGTGCAAGGCAGGAAATGGCGCGGCGCATGGTAATCCTCTGGATCGATATCGTTCTACAACTTCGCATGGCGAGCAGGCGCCGTGCGGCAAGCTCGGCGCGCAGGCGGGAAAATCTTACATTTCGTCAGCGGTGCGGGATGCCTCTCACGTCCATATCACCTCCGGGGGCAGGCTCATCAGGATCGCATCGATGTTGCCCCCTGTCTTCAGGCCGAACAGGGTGCCCCGGTCATAGACCAGGTTGAACTCGGCGTACCGCCCGCGCCATTCCAGTTGCTGCTGCTTTTCCGCCGGTGTGAACGCGGTGGCCATGCGGCGCCGGACGAGCTTTGGAAAGACGTCCAGAAACGCCCGGCCGACATCCTGCGTGAACGCGAAATTGCGGTCCCATGCGGAATCGTCCGTACATTCCAGGTGATCGTAGAAGATCCCGCCTACTCCGCGGTGGACGCCGCGATGGGGGATGAAGAAGTATTCATCGGCCCACTTGGAAAAACGGTCGTAATAGGTGGGATTGTGGCCCGCGCACGCGGCGCGGAACGCCGCGTGAAATTCCGCCGTATCGTCTTCGTACGGGATTGGCGGATTGAGGTCTGCCCCCCCACCGAACCATGCCGTGCTCGTCGTCAGGAAACGGGTGTTCATATGCACCGCGGGCACGTGCGGATTGGCCATGTGCGCCACCAGGCTGATGCCCGTCGCCGTGAAGCCGGGGGAATCGTCGCTGGCCCCATTGATGGACGCGGCAAAGCCGGGCGCGAAATTTCCGTGAACGGTGGAAACGTTGACGCCGACTTTCTCGAACACCTGGCCCTTCATCACCGCGCGGGTCCCACCGCCGGGATCGTCGTTACCTTCCTCTTCGCGGCGCCAGGGGGTGTATTCGAACGCGGCATCTGAGCCTGCCTCTCGCTCGATCGCCTCGAACTCGGCGCAGATGCTGTCTCGCAAGGTTTCAAACCAATCGCGGGCGCGGACGGTGTGCGGGGTCCAGTCTGTCATGCCGCGACCCTTGCCAAGGCGCATCCGCTGGGGCAAGAGCCGGCCCATGGTTCCCGTTTCGTTCGCTCCGTTCGAGTTCTGCGGCGAAGAGTTCGCGATCGCGCAGGGTCGTGCGCTGTACTGGCCGCGCGAAGGGGCGCTGCTGGTTGCGGACCTGCACCTCGAAAAAGCCAGCTTCTTCGCGGGCCATGGCCAGATGCTGCCGCCCTACGACAGCCGGGAGACGCTGGAGCGGGTGGCGCTTGCTATCCGCGAAACCGGGGCGCGGCGGGTCTATACGCTGGGTGACAACTTCCACGATTCGCGGGGCCTCAATCGGTTGGAACCGCACGCCGCAGGTATGCTCGCCGCCCTGACCCGCGCGACGGACTGGGTGTGGATCACGGGCAACCACGACATTGGCAAGGATGGCCACGCGATGGAGACGGGCGCCGGCGGAACCATCGTTGACGAACTTGTGCTGGCGGGACTCGTGCTTCGCCACCGGGCCAAACGGGGTGAAGCCCGGCCGGAACTGTCCGGCCACTATCACCCGCGGCTGCACCTCACGGTGCGGGAACGGCGTATTCGCCGCCCTTGCGCAGTCGTAAGCGCCAATGGCGCGGGCTGCGGCCGCATGATCCTTCCCGCATTCGGCACGCTGACGGGCGGCATGGACGCGGCCGATCCGGAGATTCTGGGCGCCCTCCAACCGGCGCGGGCGATCGACGCCATGGTGCCCGCTGGTGGCAAACTCGCCACATTCCCGCTCTGGCGTGCGGCGGCCTGAACGGCGCCCCTTCCGTCGGGCGCAGTTTCTCCCTAAGTAGCGGCCCCGATACCTCGGCAAATTTCAGGAGACTCGACTATAGCCCGTCCCCCCCGGCGCATGCTGGCCCCGCCCGTCAAGAGCGGCCCGCGCTACGATACCATGATCCAGTCCGACAAGGTTCGCGTCATTGACGAAAATGGCGAAAACCTGGGCGTGATGTACACGCGCGAAGCGATCGAACAGGCCAACGAAATTGGCCTCAACCTGGTCGAAATCTCGCCCAACGCCGATCCGCCGGTGGCCAAGTTCCTCGACGTCGGCAAGCACCGGTACGAGGCGCAGAAGAAGGCGAACGCCGCGCGCAAGACGCAGAAGACGCAGGACATCAAAGAGATCAAGATGCGTCCCAACATCGACGATCACGATTACGATGTGAAGATGCGCAGCCTGTTCAAGTTCATCGGCGAAGGTGACAAGGTCAAGATGACCCTGCGGTTCCGCGGTCGCGAAATGGCGCACCAGGAGCTTGGCATGGACCTGCTGAAGCGGGTGCAGGAAGACTCGGCCGAAGTTGCCAAGGTAGAAGCCTATCCGCGCCTCGAAGGGCGCCAGATGTTGATGGTGCTGTCACCCAAGTAAGGAACCGCGTGGCGGCCCGGTGGATTTCAACGCCGACTGGGCCGCAACCGGAGACGTCCCATGAAACGTATCGCGGCGACGGCGCTGTTTCTGGGCGCCGCGGCGCTTGGCGCTTGCCGGCAGGACTTGGCGCGCGCACCCGATGCGGCAGAAACCGGCGATCGCGCAGCTACCTCTGCCGAGACGCCATCCTCACCCCCCTCACCTCCCTCGCCTCATGTGTCCACAAGGCCGGATCAGGCGGACGACCGATATCCCGATCTCGCCCCGCCCGTTCTCACCCTCGAAGCGGAACGCGGCGTGACGGGCGCCCGCAATTTGCTCGTATCCTGGGCGCGAGCCATTGAACTCGAGGAGTTCGGCCAGGCGTGGACCTTGCTGAGCGAACAGGATCGGGCGAAGTGGACCAGGCAGGAATGGCTGCGCATGTTCGCAGATCTCGACCGGATCACGGTGGCCGTGCCCGAGGGGACAATGCAAGGTGCCGCGGGCTCGCTTTACTACGAAAGCCCTGTCACGATAACCGCGACCGACCACGATGGCCGTCCGGTGCGCTACGAGGGGGAGGCAGTGCTGCGCCGCGTGAACGATGTCGAGGGCGCCACGGCGGCGCAGTTACGCTGGCACTTCGAGCGCCTGACGCTCGATTGGACACATTGAGAGGGCGCTCGCGTGTTTCGGCGCGGTTGAAAACGGCCGCACGCGGCGGTAAGCGCGCCGGGTCCGGCGAGCCGGTGGAGATGCCCCCTGCGGAGGTTAGGGTGCGAGCGCCCCGGCCCTTGTCGTCCTTCCGCTCCCGCCTCCCTGGGAGCTTCGGCAC
This region of Tsuneonella aeria genomic DNA includes:
- a CDS encoding cytochrome ubiquinol oxidase subunit I; its protein translation is MPELDALLLARIQFAFTISFHFIFPAFSIGLASYLMVLEGLWLKTSRQRYLDLFRFWLKIFAVAFAMGVVSGIVMSYQFGTNWAVFSDRAGPVIGPLMAYEVLTAFFLEAGFLGVMLFGMAKVGKGLHFAATCMVALGTFISAFWILSVNSWMQTPTGFEIAANGQFLPGPSWWDIVFNPSFPYRLVHTVTAAYLTTAFVVGGVGAWHLLRDSANRHARTMFSMAMGMAAVVTPIQIVVGDMHGLNTLEHQPAKVMAMEGHFKSHPEGAPLILFGIPDSDAEAVHYALEIPKASSLILKHDPDAPLAGLDTIAREDRPPVGIVFWSFRVMVGIGLAMLGIGMWSLLARIRGKLYDWPLLHRAALVMAPSGFVAVIAGWITTEVGRQPWTIYGLMRTAESASPLDAPAVAASLTAFVVIYTAVFGAGVWYILKLMAAGVHTGEQGPEDLEKAPIRTAGITPGPTQNPVGREELPDGVPGTSPRQSEDG
- the pdeM gene encoding ligase-associated DNA damage response endonuclease PdeM; amino-acid sequence: MVPVSFAPFEFCGEEFAIAQGRALYWPREGALLVADLHLEKASFFAGHGQMLPPYDSRETLERVALAIRETGARRVYTLGDNFHDSRGLNRLEPHAAGMLAALTRATDWVWITGNHDIGKDGHAMETGAGGTIVDELVLAGLVLRHRAKRGEARPELSGHYHPRLHLTVRERRIRRPCAVVSANGAGCGRMILPAFGTLTGGMDAADPEILGALQPARAIDAMVPAGGKLATFPLWRAAA
- the infC gene encoding translation initiation factor IF-3, which encodes MLAPPVKSGPRYDTMIQSDKVRVIDENGENLGVMYTREAIEQANEIGLNLVEISPNADPPVAKFLDVGKHRYEAQKKANAARKTQKTQDIKEIKMRPNIDDHDYDVKMRSLFKFIGEGDKVKMTLRFRGREMAHQELGMDLLKRVQEDSAEVAKVEAYPRLEGRQMLMVLSPK
- a CDS encoding DUF2474 domain-containing protein, which encodes MPPPPAPLWRRLAWMAAIWAASVAVLGMVAMVIRWWISPS
- the hemF gene encoding oxygen-dependent coproporphyrinogen oxidase — translated: MTDWTPHTVRARDWFETLRDSICAEFEAIEREAGSDAAFEYTPWRREEEGNDDPGGGTRAVMKGQVFEKVGVNVSTVHGNFAPGFAASINGASDDSPGFTATGISLVAHMANPHVPAVHMNTRFLTTSTAWFGGGADLNPPIPYEDDTAEFHAAFRAACAGHNPTYYDRFSKWADEYFFIPHRGVHRGVGGIFYDHLECTDDSAWDRNFAFTQDVGRAFLDVFPKLVRRRMATAFTPAEKQQQLEWRGRYAEFNLVYDRGTLFGLKTGGNIDAILMSLPPEVIWT
- a CDS encoding M1 family metallopeptidase, translating into MRRAISCLALLLATAACTTTRDAPPASAERMVAPILTTPDAVDSSTFARPQEARVTHVDLDLTLDFARKALAGSAALDILARPDASQIVLDTDGLKIDRVTDAAGNALPFTVGRAVEGKGAPLTVTIGNTRRIIVTYTANPQADALQWLSPQQTAGKQHPFLFSQGQAILNRSWIPTQDSPGIRQTWTARIVAPQPLDVVMSGIRQGEPEVLADGRRAFRFAMDKPVAPYLIAIAAGDIDFNPIGPRTGVWAEPAVLARAAAEVADTEKMVVEAEKLYGPYHWGRYDMIVLPPSFPYGGMENPVMTFLTPTFIAGDRSLTGLVAHELAHSWSGNLVTNAVWGDSWLNEGVTSYFENRIIEEIYGEKRAEQEAALSFAEIEKTLAEVGNSAPGTALHHPDGTEGAGSAIVYDKGAAFLRTLEHAVGRERFDAWLRQWFDRHAFQPATSAMILADMETRLARSPAEAQSLRLREWIYSPGLPANVLRPDPAAFDAVDQAAADYASKRSAVTSTPAGMRTTTPAAWRSWSSAERQRFLAKIPRELSTAELRLLDERLGLSTTGNNEELFLWLQLALENRYEPAVPLAERFLTEVGRRKFVAPLFQTLMDEGAWGQPIARRIYTKTRPGYHAVTRGTVDGIVLKKG
- the cydB gene encoding cytochrome d ubiquinol oxidase subunit II, with the protein product MDLTVVWAFLIAFAVFMYVVMDGFDLGIGVLFPSFRVGVERDSAMNAIAPVWDGNETWLVLGGGGLFAAFPLAYAVVLPATYPLIIAMLLGLVFRGVAFEFRWRDPGHRAFWDIAFAGGSIVAALAQGMTLGALLQGIEVVDRSYAGSWFDWLTPYTLLTGLGTLAGYALLGSTWLVWKLEGPAQDHARRMAVRAAVATLVLLAAVSLYTPFLEGQYFARWFAMPNVLFAANVPVVTVIVAFYLFRTLTGKGKHEAAPFWLSLALFLLGMAGLGISMWPYVVPSSLTIWDAAAPERSQAFMLVGVAITMPLILAYTAWAYWVFRGKVGHEGYH